One segment of Macrotis lagotis isolate mMagLag1 chromosome 1, bilby.v1.9.chrom.fasta, whole genome shotgun sequence DNA contains the following:
- the LOC141504126 gene encoding LOW QUALITY PROTEIN: unconventional prefoldin RPB5 interactor-like (The sequence of the model RefSeq protein was modified relative to this genomic sequence to represent the inferred CDS: inserted 4 bases in 2 codons) produces the protein MKVERDYETLQQRLNTLPDKLSYDVMVPFGPLAFMPGHTNEVXILLGDNWFCKCSAKQTVGLVEHRKKHVRKTLDGLKKVMNFESRVEFTEDLKKMSDAAGDIVDIREDIKNGIEVKGKHRTAHRLHSKPKTSDVSDVSDFIDDSKSEGIFLSERELWARLDELERQEDLLGELDRKSDTLLVNGDDITSSEEEKENQKTDVTVKHRVTDSXAQGSFQKDMTTSKLFNGQVNGSSTYSDDDGDDDEEDDDGGGKKKKDDDDLGIGDDSVPTIYFSHIVEPKRVRINTGKNTTLKFSEKKEAKHKKRNSNGNSSHSVPELPNIRTPADVYRVFVDVVNGEYVPRKSILKSRSRENSVCSDTSESSAAESEDRRGVLRSLSHEEAICTDASEGILDEQENQQKKLLPLSGKLEAFSGTVIEKELLSPVIPHPSTVHPVLPIIPERKEVLSEVSDETTKRISKFKASRLQQKN, from the exons ATGAAGGTGGAACGTGACTATGAGACTCTTCAACAAAGACTCAACACATTACCTGATAAACTCTCTTATGATGTTATGGTACCTTTTGGTCCTCTTGCCTTCATGCCAGGACATACCAATGAAGT AATTTTACTTGGGGACAACTGGTTTTGCAAATGCTCAGCAAAGCAAACTGTAGGTTTAGTAGAACATAGGAAAAAACATGTTCGGAAAACATTGGATGGTTTAAAAAAAGTGATGAACTTTGAATCGAGAGTTGAATTCACAGaagatttgaagaaaatgagTGATGCAGCAGGGGATATTGTTGATATAAGAGAAGACATTAAAAATGGCATTGAAGTTAAAGGAAAGCACAGAACTGCTCATAGACTTCATTCAAAACCAAAAACTTCAGATGTTTCAGATGTTTCAGATTTTATAGATGACTCAAAATCTGAGGGCATTTTCCTCAGTGAAAGGGAACTGTGGGCTCGACTTGATGAACTTGAAAGACAAGAAGATCTTTTGGGTGAACTTGATAGAAAATCTGATACTTTGTTAGTAAATGGAGATGATATAACCTCttctgaagaagagaaagaaaatcaaaagacagaTGTGACAGTGAAGCACAGAGTAACAGACTC TGCTCAGGGCAGTTTTCAAAAGGATATGACAACTTCTAAGTTATTTAATGGTCAAGTGAATGGCTCAAGTACAtatagtgatgatgatggtgatgatgatgaagaagatgatgatgggggcgg aaaaaaaaaaaaagatgatgatgatttagGAATTGGAGATGATTCTGTACCaactatatatttttctcatatagTTGAACCTAAAAGGGTACGAATAAATACTGGAAAAAATACTACTTTAAAATTTAGTGAAAAGAAAGAAGCCAAACATAAAAAGAGGAATAGCAATGGTAACAGTAGTCATTCTGTTCCAGAACTACCCAATATCAGAACTCCTGCTGATGTTTATAGAGTCTTTGTTGATGTTGTAAATGGAGAGTATGTCCCTCGTAAATCAATTTTGAAGTCTCGGAGTAGAGAAAATAGTGTGTGCAGTGACACCAGTGAAAGCAGTGCTGCTGAGTCTGAGGACCGTCGAGGAGTACTGAGGAGCCTCAGTCATGAGGAAGCTATTTGCACTGATGCCAGTGAAGGCATTTTGGATGAGCAAGAAAATCAACAGAAAAAACTGTTACCCCTATCAGGAAAACTTGAGGCTTTTTCTGGAACTGTAATAGAAAAGGAACTTTTATCTCCTGTAATACCACACCCAAGCACTGTGCATCCTGTATTACCTATCATACCTGAACGAAAAGAGGTTTTGTCAGAAGTATCAGATGAAACTAcaaaaaggatttcaaaattCAAAGCTTCCAGATTGCAACAGAAAAACTAG